Proteins encoded by one window of Chloroflexota bacterium:
- a CDS encoding UbiD family decarboxylase: MAVAFRDLREFLAALEAQNDLRVVCGASPDLEIGAIVELNHEKKGPALLFDEIQGYGPGFRILANAMDTLPRALMTLGLPRDAALDDALNEFDRRLASFQPVPPELLATGPVFENVFQGDDVDVLKFPTPLWHEADGGRYIGTGCVVFMRDPDTGLVNFGTYRVMVHDRNTVGLYITPNHTGAIIRRKYWERGQSCPVAISIGQEPMMFLGSAQYFGQKRGVAKYDLVGHMRGSPVDVVEEPVTGLPIPATAEIVLAGEVPPPEVEARDEGPFGEWTGYYASGTRPEPVVRVKALYHRNDPIIFGTPPLRNIMVNSHFGLPTEGRRVRERLQRAGVEDVLDVVPLSIPGVVVVQIRQRYPGHAMKAALAASGEYMGRFVIVVDEDVNVHDPQEVFWAIGTRCDPATTISILTGCQSSALDPRLPPEQKKRGEYTSSRAIINACKPYEWIKDFPKANKVSAELRRQTTEKWSDLFAG, encoded by the coding sequence TTGGCCGTCGCCTTTCGTGACCTGCGCGAATTTCTCGCCGCGCTCGAGGCACAGAACGACCTCCGGGTCGTTTGCGGCGCGAGCCCGGATCTCGAGATCGGCGCCATCGTCGAGCTGAATCACGAGAAGAAGGGCCCCGCGCTCCTCTTCGACGAGATCCAGGGCTATGGACCCGGATTCCGCATCCTCGCCAACGCGATGGACACGCTCCCGCGAGCGCTGATGACGCTCGGCCTTCCGCGAGACGCAGCGCTGGATGACGCCCTCAACGAGTTCGACCGGCGCCTCGCGAGCTTTCAGCCGGTTCCTCCGGAGCTCCTCGCGACCGGGCCGGTGTTCGAAAACGTGTTTCAGGGCGACGACGTCGACGTGCTCAAGTTCCCCACGCCCCTCTGGCACGAAGCGGACGGTGGCCGGTACATCGGCACCGGTTGCGTCGTGTTCATGCGCGACCCGGACACCGGGCTTGTGAACTTCGGGACCTATCGGGTGATGGTGCACGACCGGAACACCGTGGGCCTCTACATCACGCCGAACCACACCGGAGCGATCATCCGCCGCAAGTACTGGGAGCGGGGACAGAGCTGCCCGGTGGCGATCTCCATTGGCCAGGAGCCGATGATGTTTCTTGGGTCGGCGCAGTACTTCGGCCAGAAGCGGGGAGTCGCGAAATACGATCTCGTCGGGCACATGCGCGGCTCTCCGGTGGACGTCGTCGAAGAGCCGGTTACTGGATTGCCCATCCCGGCGACCGCGGAGATCGTGCTCGCCGGCGAGGTCCCGCCGCCGGAGGTCGAAGCCCGCGACGAAGGTCCGTTCGGCGAGTGGACCGGCTACTACGCGTCCGGCACGCGGCCGGAACCGGTCGTTCGAGTCAAAGCGCTGTACCACCGCAACGATCCCATTATCTTCGGCACGCCGCCGCTGCGAAACATCATGGTGAATTCCCACTTCGGTCTCCCCACAGAGGGACGACGCGTCCGCGAGCGGCTGCAGCGCGCTGGCGTCGAGGACGTTCTGGACGTCGTTCCCCTTTCGATCCCCGGTGTCGTGGTCGTTCAGATCCGGCAGCGCTACCCCGGCCACGCGATGAAGGCGGCGCTCGCCGCCTCGGGCGAATACATGGGCCGTTTCGTCATCGTCGTGGACGAAGACGTGAACGTCCACGACCCGCAGGAGGTCTTCTGGGCGATCGGCACCCGATGCGATCCGGCGACGACCATCTCGATCCTCACTGGCTGCCAATCGAGCGCGCTCGATCCGCGTCTCCCGCCCGAGCAGAAGAAGCGGGGAGAATACACCAGCTCGCGCGCCATCATCAACGCGTGCAAGCCCTATGAGTGGATCAAGGACTTCCCGAAGGCCAACAAGGTGAGCGCGGAGCTGAGACGCCAGACGACCGAGAAGTGGTCGGATCTCTTTGCCGGCTAG
- a CDS encoding Uma2 family endonuclease, with the protein MPISEDTYLRLASEDSDTKWELVCGKLQSKPAMTFEHNDVAFNLAVQLAAQLDRRAFRMRHDSGRLRRSCQSYFIPDISVVPMALACGQQNTRRLEVYTEPLPLVIEVWSPSTGDYEIETKLREDQERGDLEIWRVHPYDRTVTSWIREPNGGYRESLHTQGIVHPAALPGVSIDLDTVFD; encoded by the coding sequence GTGCCCATCAGCGAGGACACATACTTGCGACTGGCGTCGGAAGACTCCGACACGAAATGGGAACTTGTGTGCGGCAAGCTGCAGTCCAAGCCAGCCATGACCTTCGAGCACAACGATGTCGCGTTCAATCTCGCGGTTCAGCTTGCTGCGCAGCTTGATCGGCGCGCATTTCGCATGCGACATGATTCGGGACGCTTGCGCCGATCGTGCCAAAGCTACTTCATTCCGGATATCTCCGTCGTGCCCATGGCGCTGGCGTGCGGTCAGCAAAACACACGGCGCTTGGAGGTCTACACGGAGCCGCTCCCACTCGTGATCGAGGTCTGGTCTCCTTCGACCGGTGATTACGAAATCGAAACCAAGCTGCGCGAGGATCAGGAGCGCGGCGATCTCGAGATCTGGCGAGTCCATCCGTATGATCGCACGGTGACGAGCTGGATTCGTGAGCCCAACGGGGGCTACCGCGAATCATTGCATACCCAGGGCATTGTCCATCCGGCGGCGTTACCCGGCGTGTCGATCGATCTGGACACGGTGTTCGACTGA